TATCAACCACCGGTTAACAACAAAACAATAATCTAGAATAAGTAAAAAATGGCTGAGAACTTAAATGACTATGTGATCATAAAAAGTCAAACAATGCGAAAACATACCATACGTTTGttctatatatgtattataaatTGAATTATTATACCTTCTTCCATAGGTAGCTTCTATTTATTTTCTCTGCCCATAACCTGCAAAATCTCTTTAACCGAACAAAAATTACAAGAGtaaccaaacaaataaaataggaccattagagagagaaaaagagaggcTTCTTTGGACCTGCCCATTAGCTTAGAATGTACCATGAAACACTTTGTCAGTGTAGCTAGGGAGATAGGCATAGAGAGTACAAATCATGAAATTTATAAGCTTTTTCCCACGCATGAGTTGCAAACTCAACCTATactaaaatcttataaaaagaaaaaggtgATATTTTATTGACGAAATGCTATAGCTAAAGCCAAAAGGCAGTTCACAGTGCCAAGTAGTAATTAAGGCTAGTATAGAATTTATGAAGACGATGACTAAACAAAGATTCATAATGATAGTATGGGGATAGTTAGAGACAGTTTAAGACATGTGAACATGTTATTTTATGACAatcacatatatttatatacgaAATGAAAAAGATGCGATTTCAACGTGGCGACAAAACCCTAGTGATGAACATCAAGAAACATGTAGAAAACAAAACTCAtaaccaaaaaacaaacaaacaatgaaGATCGTATTTTCTTCCCATTCACTAGCTGGGATGTAATTCCTTTTGGAAGATCAactaatgaaataaaataaagagatattaaaaagaagaggatgatgagaCTCTTCATGGATTAAAGTCTAGAGAAAGCGAGAAGACTTCCCTTTTTTAGCAAACTgatcatcaccatcaccatcaccatcaccatcatcatcctcatcatcatgaTCACTAGATAAATTGAGTcgcagagctgaagaagaagaagcacccATTTCGCCACGTGGCAACACCCAAGACTCTTCTTGTTGATTATTGTCATTATTACCACATTCCATATTCACCCCAAAGAGCCTTAGTCTCTTACCCGCCATAGAAGGAGGAGGAAGCGGATGCAATATCACCGGAGTTAATCTCCCGGGAACTACAGGTACTGACTCAATAACCAACGGCTCTGATCCAACAATGCTTCTTTGGTCAAACTGTGAGCCGCCCGTGTAGTAACACCTTCCAGCTAAATTCCCATAACCATACCCTACAAACTCTTGACCATGATTGTTATTATAATACGAACGTTGGTGGTTCAAGCTCCGGTGAATGGGAACGGTATTATATTCCGGCAATGGATGGAATCTGTTGAAACATTGAGAAGTGGTCGGAAGATTGAAGTTAAAACCGAAGTTACCAAACCGATTATGTGTTTGAACGACGGTCATCATGTTGGGTCTATGCCTCCAATCGATGTATAGTTTCAATCTTTTGGACTCATCTCCGATCCCTCGCTGGAAAGAGACGATGTCTCCAGCGTCGAGCTTTTTCTCTTTGACGAAACGGCTCCATCCTTTGGTTATCACGTAGCTCTGGCTAGAGTTCCAGTACGAGTAACGGAATCTCCACATCTTGCCGTTTCTGTCTTGGAAATTCAACAGCGTGCCGTTTTGGTTGTTTGATGAGTCTAGTGGAAAATACCTCTCCGCGTGTTGTTTAGGTATTACTAGTCGGTTGAGTTTTCCGACATCGCTTGGTGTTACCACTTTGTCGAACATGTGTTCTTTCTCCGGCTGCGGTATCGTCATCATCATCGGGAAGTTGCTG
The window above is part of the Brassica napus cultivar Da-Ae chromosome C3, Da-Ae, whole genome shotgun sequence genome. Proteins encoded here:
- the LOC111211308 gene encoding B3 domain-containing transcription factor NGA3-like, which gives rise to MDLSLAPATNSDQEQDRDKELNSNIGASSSSGTGNDSNFPMMMTIPQPEKEHMFDKVVTPSDVGKLNRLVIPKQHAERYFPLDSSNNQNGTLLNFQDRNGKMWRFRYSYWNSSQSYVITKGWSRFVKEKKLDAGDIVSFQRGIGDESKRLKLYIDWRHRPNMMTVVQTHNRFGNFGFNFNLPTTSQCFNRFHPLPEYNTVPIHRSLNHQRSYYNNNHGQEFVGYGYGNLAGRCYYTGGSQFDQRSIVGSEPLVIESVPVVPGRLTPVILHPLPPPSMAGKRLRLFGVNMECGNNDNNQQEESWVLPRGEMGASSSSALRLNLSSDHDDEDDDGDGDGDGDDQFAKKGKSSRFL